A region of the Mycoavidus sp. HKI genome:
TTTGCCGAAAGAGCTTATGCACATGATTCGCCGTACACGCCGTGCCAAGCGTGGCCACGACGTTCGGAAAACCAAGCTGCGCTAGGGCGACGACATCCATATAACCTTCCACCACCAACACATAACCTTTTTCACGGATTGCCGCGCGTGCTTCAAACAATCCGTATAATTCGTTGCCCTTATTAAATAGGGGCGTTTCCGGGGAATTCAAATACTTTGGCTCACCTTGTTCAAGTACCCGCCCGCCAAAGCCAATCACATGCCCGCGCATATTACGGATAGGAAACATAATGCGGTCACGAAAGCGATCATAGCGGCGCGGCTGACCCTGCGCATCCGTTTTCTGGCTGTCAATTACAAGGCCTGCCTCGCTCAACTCAGGCGCCCGGTAGGCAGAAAATACTGCGCTTAAATTTTGCCAGTTATCAGGAGCATAACCGAGCCCAAAACGAGCGGCGATTTCTCCGCTTAAGCCGCGCTTTTTTAGATAGGTCACGGCGTTCGTCGCGCCCCGCAATTGTTTACGATAGTAATCGCACGCCTGCCGCATGGTGTCGACCAAGCTGCTGGCTAGATTGCGCGGGCTAGCCGCGACATTATTGCCAGCGGAGTTAAATTGAGGCTCACGCGGCACAGTCAGGCCAGCGGATTGAGCCAATTCAGTCACGGCCTCGACAAATGCCAGGCCCGTATGCTCCATCAAAAAACCAATGGCACTGCCATGTGCGCCGCAGCCAAAGCAATGATAGAACTGCTTGCTCGGACTCACCGTAAAAGATGGGCTTTTTTCCGTATGAAATGGGCATAAGCCCATAAAATTCGCCCCACCCTTCTTTAACTGCACGTACTTACCCACCACCTCAACAATATCAATGCGGTTCAGTAAATCCTGCAAAAAAGTGTGGGGAATCATGATAGAACTGACTCCGATTTGAAACCGCCCTTCTTCCCAGAGCAGTGGGTTATCGGTGGGTTATGGATTAAGTGCTGAGCGTGCACTTTGATAGACACACCAGTAAGGTGCTCGCTTAGAGCAGATACAATAAGCTCATTAACGTGCTGCTGACAATGCCGCTTTAACCTGCATTGAAACCGCTGTCATATCGGCGCGGCCAAGCAGGCTGCTTTTAAGCAACGCCATCACTTTCCCCATATCTTGAGGGCCAACCGCACTTACCTGCGTCATTGCAGCTTGGATTGCGGCGGCAATTTCTTGCTCAGTCAAGGGCTGCGGCATATACACTTGCAATATGACAAGTTCGGCCTCTTCCTTCGCTACCAAATCAAGCCGGCTAGCATTTTGGAATTGAACGATTGAATCTTTTCTTTGCTTAATCAGCTTGTCAATAACACCAAAAATGGCCGTATCATCAAGCTCGATGCGCTCATCAATTTCACGTTGCTTAATCGCGGCCAGCAATAAACGGATCGTCCCTAGTCGATCCGCCTCGCGGGCGCGCATGGCGGCCTTCATGTCCTCGGTAATGCGATTTTTGAGAGTCATGATGTGCTTTCCATCCAATGTTTGCTACTCAGAAGTTTGCTTACTCAGAAAAGCAGCAGGCCAGCAACAGTTAAAAAATTAATAGAGTTTTTTAGGCAGCATCTGACCACGCAAACGCTTGAAATGACGCTTGACTGCGGCTGCTTTTTTACGTTTACGCTTAGCTGTTGGCTTTTCGCGAAACTCGCGTGCGCGCAACTCAGTTAAAAGTGCATTTTTTTCAATTGTGCGCTTAAAGCGCCGCATTGCTACTTCGAACGGTTCGTTCTCTTTAACGCGAATAGTGGTCATGTGTTCAGAGTGAGTTTATAAAATTTAGGGCAATTCAAAGGTCGACATTATAGCATAGGGAAAGAAATTAACTTATGTCATCTATATGATTTTTCAGGATGCTGCGATATGTATTGCTGAATACGCGGTGCGGTGCGTGCCTTGCATTCACAAATTGACATGCATCGCGCCTATGGCGGTATCGTGCCTGAACTGGCTTCGTGCGATAGTATTCGGCGCGCGCTCCCCTTACTCTAACAGACCTTGGAGCAACCGCCATTACGCCCGCGGCGATTGACGCAATTGCGTTTAGAAGATTGAATCCGTTGAGGAAAACGACCTACCGGTGACAAGCTGGATACACGTATCTTTTGTCGCGCTCACTGGACGCCATCCATATATCTAACGATGAGATATTACATAAGTGCTAAAATTTTATCTTCAGAAAGCTTGGTCACTTGCTTGATAAAATCAAGCGCCACACCTTCCGCCAACATATTTCTAGCTATTTCAAGCTTAGCTTCTTGCAAGCCTTTTTGATGTCCCTTCTCAATCCAATCTACATTCCGCTACCCCTCATTTAAAAACTTGAATTTCGAACGGTTAGATCAGATCATACATATTAACCTCTAGGATAAAGTAATGTTAGTAAGCAAAATTGTTTTGTTCGCATCGATATTATTTGCTGCAGCAAATATCCCGGGTCCCAATATTGTCTTTTTAGTGGCACATGTATTATCTAAAGGAAACAAAGGAATAGCGTATTATATTTTTGCCATGTTGCTTGGGGAAGCTCTCTGGCTGTCTGTTGCTTACCTAAGTTTAAGTGCTTTACCCGGACATGCCGATTATATTATTACTATTATCAAATGGTTAGGCGCAACATATCTGATGTATATTGCTTTTAATTTATGGAAAGCGGATTCTAGTATTGAAGCTTCCAGACAAGAAATGACTTCAAAAAATATGTTTGCCGCTGGAATATTCCTGAGTATCGGGAACCCAAAGATAATGATATTTTATGTTTCGGTCTTGCCATTTTTCGTTAGCGGTGCTGATCGAAAGTTTACTTTACTGCTTATCCTAGTAGCAACCATGGCGGTTGTGGTGGGATTCGTCTATGCAATCTGGTTAATCTTTGCAACAAAGCTCAGAAACCTTTTTGGGTCACCGAGATTCATCGGGCTATTGAATAAAGGATGTGCCTTGCTGATGATCGTGTGTGCTACTTTTATTGCATTGAGCAAGTAACGCAAAAATATCTAAGAGAGGCGAGAGCTTTCAGGAACAAAGAATATCTCGCCTCTCTTGCCTTTAATATCTAAGCTTTTCCATAAAATTATTGCTCATAGAAACTTCATATTTTTCGAAGCGGAGCCGATCTTCTCGCCGCACAGTGACGGCATAATGCTGATTGATCAGCCATTTGTAGTTTTCGTCCCGCGTATCCGGAATTTCATCGCATTTATCTTTAGCAAATTTGCTATAGAAATAGTAGGTAATCTCTTCAAGTCGAGCTAATCCCTGGTCCGTAAACCGGATGCCATGTATCGATTTGTCTAGCTCAATCAGATCAAGCGAGTGCAAGGCATTGAGTGTTTTGCCCATTATCTTGTCAATGCTTACATTATAGTTTTTCTCTATTGCAAGTAGATTCTCTGTTTTGACATTTGCAAGGCCGAATATTATTTTTCGCCTGGCGCGTTCCTCATTGTCATATTGACCAATCCGCCATATCGCTGGGTATCCTTCATTAATCCTCTTTCGGTGTTCTTCTGTAGAGCAAAAGTTGAAATATTGTCCAGCCCAATCATTATGAGGCCCATTGAGATAGCCGAAGGATGACGGACCAAACCCGATCAGGTTAACGCATTCAAATTTGTCTGCTTGCTGTTCTGGACGTATAGCAGGGCGATGCAGATACGAAATTGGCCCATCAATAAATCCTTTGTCATGAAGAGCCATTCGAGCCATCAGCCACATATTGGCGCGTGTGCTAGAGTCATTGAACGCTTCCGGGTTCAGTTCTAATTTTTTGGAAATTGGGTCGCTCTCCCTCATAATAGTGGGAAAGACATTTATAACACTCAGTTCTTTTATCTCAGATAGCGTTTCCACAGTAGAGTACATGGAGTCATACGTTTCATACGGGAGTCCTGCCATGAGCGCAGTAATAAATGATGTAAATCCTTCTTCGATACAAATTTCTACAAGTCTCAAATAATCATCGAGTGATGAGTTTTTTCTTTGGATAAAATCAAGCGTTTTTTGGTTTCCGCTTTCCAAATCAATTACCAGGTCAGTGAATCCAAAGCTTTTGAGGATCCTTAGCTTTTCCCTAAGATAATTCTCATCATAATGCTTCGGATAGATTTCAGTTTTTATTTCAGCATCGCTCTGAATGTCTAAATATTTTTCGCATGCTTTCAGTAGCCGAACAAGGCCCTGATTGGTCATCAACGAGGGAGTCCCTCCACCGAGTTGTAGTGACCGTGCCTTGATACGCTGTCCCATGATCTGGGTATTTAGTTGCAGTTCGGCTATAAGTGTATCAATGACTTCTGTCTCACGTCTCTCCACGTTGTCTAAACTGGTTATCTTCTTGTGAAAATGACAAAATGAGCATAGTTGCTCACAGAAAGGGTAATGGAGATATACTTCAAATGTACTACCCGCCATCTCCGACAATATCTCTTTAGCTCTCTGGCCACTGATTTCTGACATGGCTCGAAGAGGATAATAATGGGATATGTAATAGAAGCCGTGAAAGGTTCGCCTTATTCCGAATTCATCAAGGCGTTGTAAGCCCGTTTCAAATACCTTTGCCTTCTCTTTATAATGAGCCGCTGCAGCATTCATTATCGGGTGCAATTCGGCGTAACTGTCAATGGGGTACTGAGCTTCAGTTAGGGATAAAATTTGTTTCATTTAGTTCCTCACAATTTTCTATGCTCACTATGTCCTGTATTTCTTATAACCTACATTCCACTACCCCCGCTTTCAACGAACAGTATTTAAAGTTATTGATTTATAATAACTATTTATATTTTCTTTGACGGCCGTTCGGCTAGCGAGCCGCTTACTATGCTTCTAAAAGCTTGATTTTCGGGCTGGATCCTACGTATTGCTATTGCCACCTTTTTAAGAAAAAAATGTAACTTATTGATATATAAGAATTATTTTTTCTTAAAAAATGAGGGGAGGTAGCGACATGTAGGATCCAATATTGTGCAATCGACGTAATGTCCTCCTGATAATGTGGTGCATGGCTAATCACAAATTGGACAAACTACTGTTGATCCATTCCTCAATCTTCTTTTGCTAGATAATATAGCAATATTCTTATTTTTTCAATCGCTAATGGATAGCGCTTAAAGAGTTCGAATACCTTAGGCACGAGTTGCGAAAAATCCAAACTGCAGATGCATTTTTACGCTAATTTCATTACTGCACAAAACTTATGCGTCATCAATACATCATCCGGTATGGCTGATAGCGCAATCAGTTGGATGGATTTTGTCAGCGCAAATATTTCTTGTGCTATCGCTTTGTGCCTGAAGCATTCCAACAGACTGAGCGGGCCTCTATAAGGGGCTGCTCAGTGATAAAAAATCAGCGGCAGGACCACGGGTAGCAAGGTATCACCTTGATTCAGGTGCTGCTTCATAATGGCGCTTTGATAGCGCCATAACTTAAATGGATCAGTTTGCCCACAGCACTCTCGTGTTTGAGCAAAATATACGCCGAGCTTGGTCTTTTGCTACGCGAATTGAGTAGACTAGATCGCAATCGCTTAATCGTTGTTAGTCATGTGCTACACATTCTGTCACGGCGTCCAAACGATGATGGGAGTTGAACCTAATCCGGAGAGCAGGGCATTCGCAATATGAGACAATGCTTCAGGCTGCCAAAAATTTGTTTGGCGAACATCAAGAGGGTGAGCATCCATCGCAAGCCGCATTTATCTCTGTTTGACGAAAATAGACTTCGGTAGCAGCTAAACCTTAAACAAAACTCTCGTTAACTTATTATCTTTATGCTCGTTTTCGGTATCGAAAGTTCTTGCGACGAAACCGGACTCGCGTTTTATGAAACAGAACGCGGTCTATTGGCGCATGCCTTGCATTCACAAATTGACATGCATCGCGCCTATGGCGGTGTCGTGCCTGAACTGGCTTCGCGCGATCATATTCGGCGCGCGCTGCCCCTCCTGCAACAGATCTTGGAGCAAGCTGCCATTACGCCCGCGGCGATTGACGCGATTGCGTTTACGCAAGGCCCCGGACTCGCCGGCGCGTTACTGGTAGGCGCGAGCATTGCCAATGGCCTTGGCCTAGCGTGGGATAAGCCGGTGATTGGCATCCATCATTTGGAAGGACATTTGCTCTCGCCATTACTGGCCAACGATCCACCCTCATTTCCGTTTGTTGCCTTATTGGTCTCGGGCGGCCATACGCAGTTAATGCGCGTGACCGATATCGGCGACTACGAAATGTTAGGTGAAACGCTCGATGATGCGGCGGGTGAGGCATTTGATAAGACCGCGAAATTGCTTGGGCTAGATTATCCGGGCGGCCCGGCTGTGTCACAGTTAGCGACCACCGGTACGCCAGGAGCGGTTGTTCTGCCACGGCCAATGCTCCACTCAAAAGATCTCGACTTCAGTTTTAGCGGTCTTAAAACAGCAGTGCTCACGCAGGTAAAGCAATACGGCCAGCCACTTGACGAACAGGCCAAGGCAAATCTTGCCCGCGGTTTTGTCGATGCCGCAGTTGATGTCCTCACCGCAAAATCCGTGCAGGCCCTTAAACAAACGGGCCTAAGCAGGCTGGTCGTGGCCGGCGGAGTGGGCGCTAATCAGCAGTTGCGCGCCGCGCTTAAAGTCGCGGCACAAAAGTATGCCTTTGATGTGCATTATCCAGACCCAGAATTATGTACCGATAATGGCGCAATGATTGCGCTGGCTGGTGCGCTCAGGTTGCAGCGTTGGCCGGAACAAGCCAATAAGCATTACGCTTTTACGGTGCGGCCACGCTGGGATTTGGCTGCGATTTAAATGCTGCTCGGCCTCAGTACCTCAATTTAAGCACGCTTTGAGGTGCTTTGCTGCTTGTCGCATTCATTGCGGCTTGGTTCCCACTCATTGCCGCTTGTCGCACTCAATCAGCGCATAAGCGCTGTGATTGTGAATAGACTCGAAATTTTCAGCTTCAAGCATATAGGCGACCACCCGATCATCTTGATTAAGCCGGCTCGCCACATCGCGCACCAAATCTTCGACAAATTTTGGATTGTCATACGCGCGTTCGGTCACAAATTTTTCATCTGGCCGCTTTAATAGCCCCCATAACTCACAAGAGGCGGACTCTTCGGCAATTCGTATGAGTTCCTCAACCGGGAGTTGATGATCATTTAACTCAGCTTTGATGATCAGGTGCGAACGCTGATTATGCGCGCCGTATAAAGAAATTTCTTTTGAGCATGGGCATAAGCTCATCACCGGTACCAGCACTTTCAAAAAAATCCGACTGCTATCGTCACGCGCTTCGCCAATAAAGCTGACTTCATAATCAAGCAAGCTTTGGGCGCCGGATACCGGCGCGGTTTTATTGATAAAGTAGGGAAAAGTGGCCTCAATTCGACCTGCTGTGGTCTCTAATTTAGCCAGCATCTTCATCAGCATTGCCTGAAATCCGGCTAGGTCAAGCGGTATTGCCTCCCCCGTCACCGCGTCTATCGTGCTTGCTTGGAGTAACTCGATAAAGCGCGACATATGCGTGCCTTTTTGCTCACTTGGCAAATACACATCCAGGTCAAAAAGGCCAATGGTTGGCTGGCTAGCGCCCGTGGCGCTGCGCACCGTGAGCGGATGGCGCACGGCTTTGATACCCACCCGCTGAATCGGGATTTGGCGGGTATCAATACTGCCCTGCACATCGGACATAACAAAAACGGGGTTCAATACATTACTCATAGCAACACATTCCTGCGCTTTTTATATAACTCATTCTGGCGCGTTAGCGCCTAAATTTGGGTTTGTATGGGTGGGAAAACGCTGACGAATGGCTTGCACAATACCAGCGCTATCCAAGCCACAATTTGCCAGCAGCCGCGCTGGGTCACCTTGAGCAATAAAATCATCAGGCAAGCCCAATTGTAAAACAGGCCGCTGAATGCCTGCGGCTAATAGGCTTTCAATACAGGCTGAACCCGCCCCACCCATCACGCACCCTTCTTCAACAGTGACCAACACGTCATGCGATTGGGCGAGTTGCTGCACGAGGGCGTCATCCAGCGGCTTGATGAAGCGCATATTTGCTACGCTGGCATTCAGTATATTCGCTGCCGCCAAGCTTGGCGCAACCATCGCGCCAAAGGCCAGAATCGCAATGCGCTGGCCAGCGGGTTGACTAGAGGTGCGTCGCACCTCACCTTTGCCAAGCGGTAATGCGCTCATCTGTTTCTCTACGGTGACGCCAGGGCCTACGCCACGTGGATACCGCACTGCGGTCGGGCCTGGCTGTTGTAGTGCTGTGTAAAGCATTTGCCGGCACTCGTTTTCATCCGATGCCGCCATCACCGTCATATTTGGCAGACAGCGCAAAAACGCAATATCATAAGCGCCGGCATGTGTTGCGCCATCTGCGCCGACGAGGCCAGCACGGTCAATGGCAAACAATACCGGGAGATTTTGTAGCGCGATATCATGAATCAATTGATCATAAGCACGCTGCAAAAAAGTAGAGTAAATCGCCACCACGGGTTTTAACCCTTCAACCGCCAAGCCGCCGGCAAAAGTCACGGCATGTTGCTCAGCAATACCAACATCGTAATAACGATCAGGGAAACGTTGCTCAAATTCAATCAGGCCCGAACCTTCGCGCATGGCAGGTGTAATGCCAACCACTCGCTCATCTTGCTCAGCGATATCGCACAGCCACTCACCAAACACCTGTGTATAGGTTTTGCGAGCCGCAGCAGCACTCTTAATGCCCTCGGCCGGGTTGAATTTTCCGGGGCCATGATAGAGCACTGGATCAGCTTCAGCCAGGCTGTAACCCTGCCCTTTTTTAGTGATGACATGCAGAAATTGCGGCCCTTTCAGTTCTTTGAGATTTTGGAGCGTTGGAATCAGGGATTTCAAATCGTGACCATCAATTGGGCCAATGTAGTTGAAACCAAATTCCTCAAAGAGCGTAGCAGGCGCCACCATGCCTTTCGCGTGTCCCTCTATCCGGCGCAAAAATTCGAGCACTGGCGGAGCACCGCTTAAGAGTTGTTCGATGCCTTTTTTAGCCGTCGCATAAAAGCGACCAGAGATCAGCCGCGCGAGGTAGCGATTTAACGCTCCCACGGGCGGAGAAATCGACATCTCGTTATCGTTTAAGATTACGATCAAGGGCACATCGTCATAAATACCGGCATTATTCATTGCTTCAAAAGCCATGCCAGCAGTCATCGCCCCATCGCCAATCACGGCAATCGCAAAACGCTCCTCGCCTTTTAATTGACTGGCGCGCGCCATTCCAAGCGCGGCTGAAATCGAGGTGCTTGAATGCGCTGTGCCGAACGTATCATATGCAGATTCGCGGCGGCATGGAAAGCCAGAAAGCCCACCTAACTGACGCAGCGTTGACATGGCTTCGCGCCGGCCAGTCAGAATTTTATGAGGATAGGCTTGGTGCCCCACATCCCACACAATCCGGTCATCAGGTGTATTGAAGACATAGTGCAGCGCAATCGTAAGTTCAACCGTGCCCAGATTAGAGGACAAGTGCCCCCCCGTACGCGATACGCTATCGAGTATAAAAGCACGCAATTCATCGGCTAAGCGCTCTAACTGGCTATGCTTAAGTCGACGTAGCTCAGCTGGCTCATTAATCGTATTTAACAACTTATACATGTGACTCCATTCTCATTGTGGCTCCACTCTAATAGGGAAGTTTTAACCCTTTTTTAGCTAGGGCGGCTCTGGCTAGCACTAAAAAAGCGCAACGAAGATACATCATAGATAGGTTTAACCTACACGCTCAACCATTAAGATAGGCTTAACATAGCGTTCAACCATTAAAGGCGGGTTAACATACACGTTCAACCATTAAATCAGCTAAGCGGGCGAGCCAACCCGCTTGCTCTCCAAGTGGCGCAAGCGCTACTTGCGCTTGCTGATGCAATTGGCTAACCAAACGCTGCGAGGCGTCTAGTCCAAGTACGGAGACATAGGTTGGCTTGCCGTTTTGGCTATCTTTGCCCGCTGTTTTGCCAAGCGTTGCCGAATTTGCACTCACATCAAGAATATCGTCCACCACCTGAAAGGCAAGTCCAATCGCAGTAGCATAGTGATCCAGCGCCTGTTTAACGGCGCCCGTCTCTTGGCCACAGGCAGCGCCCATGCGCACTGCGGCGGCCAATAAAGCCCCGGTTTTCATCCGGTGCATGGTTTCCAGCGCGGTTAGCGAAAGCGGGCCACCGACGCTTTGCAAATCAATCATTTGCCCCCCAGCCATGCCTAGCGAACCGCTCGCCGTGGCTAACTCGCGCACCAGCACGGCCTGCAGCGAGCCCGCCAGCGAGTTTTGGGTCAAACTAATAAAAGCCTGTGCCTGCAACGCATCGCCGACCAATAACGCAGTCGCTTCACCATACGCGATATGGACTGCGGGTTTGCCATGCCGCAAATCATCGTTATCCATCGCCGGCAGATCATCATGGACCAGCGAATACGCATGAATCATCTCCAGCGCAGTTGCCGCGACATCAAGCGTCGCAGAGGGCGCTCCCGTGATACTGCCCGCCGCATGACAGAGCAACGGCCGGATGCGCTTGCCATGACCCAACAACGCATAGCGCATCGCCTGATGCAACCGGCTCGGTTGCTGGGCAACGGTAGGTAAATAAGTATCCAGCGCTTGTTCAGTGCGGGCCACAATAGCCTGCCGCCATGTCTCAAAATTCATACAAATTTACGTACCGAGCGGCGCATTGCCAGTTTCAAGCGGTTTGAGCATTTCACCATCGAGCACGCGGACTTGCTGTTCTACCTTTTCAAGTTGCAGCCGGCAATATATCATTAAGCTGACCCCGCGCCGATAAGCATTGAGCGATGCCTCAAGGCTCAAACCGCCCTCTTCCATCTGTCTAATGAGGGCCTCAAGCTCAACCAGAGCCGCTTCATAGTTGCTCGGTAGCGAGTCGGCAGCGAGTTCCCCCACACCGTCTTTAAGTTCGAGTTGAGCGGACTGAGCTTTAACCATGGGTTTTCAAATTGGACCAAATTCCATATTATATGCTGATGTTTAGGTTAAATTAATGGCCTAATCGTGTTCGGTATGCTTTCTTTTCGGTTTAATGCTTAAATTTTGAAAACTATTCCTCAAACAGATCCGGCTCGTGCCGCTCTGAGCGCAGTTGCCACCTCGCCTGAGATTGCCATTATCGGCGGTGGGCTGGTGGGCCGCTTAATCGGCTGGCAGTTGGCCCGTAGCGGGCGCCGAGTGGCGCTTTATGAACGGGGAGATGCGGCTGGCAGCCAGGCCGCCGCCTGGGTCGCAGCCGGTATGTTAGCGCCGCTGGCGGAAGCTGCGCTCTCTGAAGCCTTGATTGCCGAGCTCGGCATGGAGTCGCTTGAACTCTGGCCGACTATCTTGGCTAAATTGCCAGAGCCGGTATTTTTTCAGCGCCATGGCACCCTGGTCATCTGGCATACGGCAGATCGTACCCAAGCCCAGTTATTTGAACAGGGCATGCGCGCTCATCTGTCCGCTGACCTGCAACAACACGGTATTATTAAGCTGCAAGGTGCAGCGATGCAAGCCACTGAGCCGGCGCTGGGCGCGCGCTTTTCGCAAGCCCTGCTGCTGCCGCACGAAGGTCAACTCGACAACCGACAACTGCTCACCGCTTTAGCCGCAGGACTGGCCCAGCATCAGGCCGAGTTGCACTGGGGGACGACGATTGACGATCGCGCGTTACCTAGCGCTGGCCTGGTGATAGACTGCCGCGGACTGGGCGCCCAACAAAGCTGGCCCGCCTTACGTGGGGTGCGCGGCGAAGTCATCCGGATCCATGCTCCAGGCATTGGCCTGAGCCGACCGATACGGCTTCTGCATCCACGTTACCCGCTGTATATTGCCCCGAAAGAAAACGATGTATACGTGATTGGCGCCACTGAAATTGAAAGCGAAGATCAATCAGCTGTCAGTGTGCGCAGTGCGCTTGAATTACTAAGCGCCGCTTTTTCGGTACACCCAGCATTTGGTGAAGCACGGATTCTTGAGTTCAATACACAATGCCGCCCAACTTTGCCGGATCACCTGCCCGCCATTACCTGGGATGGAGCACGTATACTACGCATTAACGGCTTATCTCGGCATGGCTATTTAATTGCGCCGGCCATCTGCCAGCAAGCGCTCGCTATGATTGAGCGGCTGCTTGACGGCACCATCGTCAATGCCGATACATTTAACATATGGCGCCAGCAGACACGCTGGCCCAGCTTATTTCAAACAACTCATCTGCCCGCTATAGGTTAATTTATGCAAGTTCTACTTAATCAACGCTCTTTCGAGCTACTCCCCAGCGCCAGCTTGGCCGATGCCCTGGCGGCGTTCGGTGCGCATCCGCCGTTTGCAGCAGCGGTTAATGGGGTCTTTGTGGCCCAGGTAGATTATTTTCAGCATCTGCTCAAAGATGGCGATTGCATCGATGTTGTGCAGCCAGTTATGGGCGGATAAAAAATTAAAAAAGTTGATAACAATCATTTATTTACAACATATATCTTGAGTATTCAATGAACTTGATCACACCTCCTGACGACACCTTAACGCTCTACGGCCAAACCTTTTGCAGCCGTGTATTGCTCGGCACCGCCCGTTATCCATCATTACAAATTCTCAGTGATTCCATTGAAGCCGCGCAGCCGGCGTTATTGACGGTTGCCTTACGCCGCCAGATGAGTGCAGCAGCATCGGACACCGGTTTTTTCACCACACTTAAAAACCATGCGATCCCTTTTTTACCTAACACCGCGGGCTGCCATACCGTGCCAGAAGTGCTCGCCACGGCTGAGATGGCGCGCGAAGTGTTTGGCACGGACTGGATCAAGCTCGAACTGATTGGTGATGACTACACCTTACAACCCGATACCATCGGCTTAGTCGAGGCCGCAGCCAAGCTCGTACAAGCAGGCTTTAAAGTGCTGCCCTATTGCACCGAGGATCTGGTGGTTGGACAACGCTTGCTGGATGCGGGTTGCGAGGTGCTGATGCCATGGGGCGCACCGATTGGCACCGGCAAAGGCATCGTTAATCCTTATGGTTTACGTTTATTACGCGAACGACTGCCCGACGTGCCGTTAATCGTCGATGCGGGCCTTGGCGTCCCCTCCCATGCGTGTCAAGTGATGGAATGGGGCTTTGATGCCGTGCTATTAAATACTGCCGTCTCGCAAGCCACTTACCCGGTACAAATGGCACGCGCGTTTACTGAAGCAGTCCAGGCCGGTCGTCGCGCTTATTTAGCTGGACCGATGCCGGTACGCGATAGCGCGCAGGCCAGCACCCCGGTAGTCGGCATGCCGTTTTGGCATCAAGCTCCAACGCCATAAGAACAACCTAAAATATGAACGGGCAAACCTCTGCACACGCGTTATCGAGCCACATAACATTTTGGCCGCCTGCGGCCCCGCTGCTAGCCGCAACCATGCGTATTCGCGCTCATTTAGGCCAGTGGCCATCGCCTGCTGTACGGTGGCGTTTATGCAGCGCTCCGCCCCAGTCTATTGACGCGAATGATTTAATCATTCTGCATAGCGACACGCTTACGAAGGATGCCGATCAGCAT
Encoded here:
- a CDS encoding GatB/YqeY domain-containing protein: MTLKNRITEDMKAAMRAREADRLGTIRLLLAAIKQREIDERIELDDTAIFGVIDKLIKQRKDSIVQFQNASRLDLVAKEEAELVILQVYMPQPLTEQEIAAAIQAAMTQVSAVGPQDMGKVMALLKSSLLGRADMTAVSMQVKAALSAAR
- the rpsU gene encoding 30S ribosomal protein S21, producing the protein MTTIRVKENEPFEVAMRRFKRTIEKNALLTELRAREFREKPTAKRKRKKAAAVKRHFKRLRGQMLPKKLY
- a CDS encoding LysE family translocator, which encodes MLVSKIVLFASILFAAANIPGPNIVFLVAHVLSKGNKGIAYYIFAMLLGEALWLSVAYLSLSALPGHADYIITIIKWLGATYLMYIAFNLWKADSSIEASRQEMTSKNMFAAGIFLSIGNPKIMIFYVSVLPFFVSGADRKFTLLLILVATMAVVVGFVYAIWLIFATKLRNLFGSPRFIGLLNKGCALLMIVCATFIALSK
- a CDS encoding radical SAM protein, with amino-acid sequence MKQILSLTEAQYPIDSYAELHPIMNAAAAHYKEKAKVFETGLQRLDEFGIRRTFHGFYYISHYYPLRAMSEISGQRAKEILSEMAGSTFEVYLHYPFCEQLCSFCHFHKKITSLDNVERRETEVIDTLIAELQLNTQIMGQRIKARSLQLGGGTPSLMTNQGLVRLLKACEKYLDIQSDAEIKTEIYPKHYDENYLREKLRILKSFGFTDLVIDLESGNQKTLDFIQRKNSSLDDYLRLVEICIEEGFTSFITALMAGLPYETYDSMYSTVETLSEIKELSVINVFPTIMRESDPISKKLELNPEAFNDSSTRANMWLMARMALHDKGFIDGPISYLHRPAIRPEQQADKFECVNLIGFGPSSFGYLNGPHNDWAGQYFNFCSTEEHRKRINEGYPAIWRIGQYDNEERARRKIIFGLANVKTENLLAIEKNYNVSIDKIMGKTLNALHSLDLIELDKSIHGIRFTDQGLARLEEITYYFYSKFAKDKCDEIPDTRDENYKWLINQHYAVTVRREDRLRFEKYEVSMSNNFMEKLRY
- the tsaD gene encoding tRNA (adenosine(37)-N6)-threonylcarbamoyltransferase complex transferase subunit TsaD, yielding MLVFGIESSCDETGLAFYETERGLLAHALHSQIDMHRAYGGVVPELASRDHIRRALPLLQQILEQAAITPAAIDAIAFTQGPGLAGALLVGASIANGLGLAWDKPVIGIHHLEGHLLSPLLANDPPSFPFVALLVSGGHTQLMRVTDIGDYEMLGETLDDAAGEAFDKTAKLLGLDYPGGPAVSQLATTGTPGAVVLPRPMLHSKDLDFSFSGLKTAVLTQVKQYGQPLDEQAKANLARGFVDAAVDVLTAKSVQALKQTGLSRLVVAGGVGANQQLRAALKVAAQKYAFDVHYPDPELCTDNGAMIALAGALRLQRWPEQANKHYAFTVRPRWDLAAI
- the folE2 gene encoding GTP cyclohydrolase FolE2 gives rise to the protein MSNVLNPVFVMSDVQGSIDTRQIPIQRVGIKAVRHPLTVRSATGASQPTIGLFDLDVYLPSEQKGTHMSRFIELLQASTIDAVTGEAIPLDLAGFQAMLMKMLAKLETTAGRIEATFPYFINKTAPVSGAQSLLDYEVSFIGEARDDSSRIFLKVLVPVMSLCPCSKEISLYGAHNQRSHLIIKAELNDHQLPVEELIRIAEESASCELWGLLKRPDEKFVTERAYDNPKFVEDLVRDVASRLNQDDRVVAYMLEAENFESIHNHSAYALIECDKRQ